CAGAAGACCGACTTTCCGGTCTACCTGACCGGTCTCGGCACGGTTCAAGGCTTCAACACCGTCCAAGTCCGCAGCCGGGTGGATGGTCAGATCGACAAGCTCGCCTTCCGGGAAGGTCAGATCGTCCAGCAGGGCGAGCTTCTGGTCTCGATCGATCCCCGCCCCTATCAAGCCACGCTCGACCAGGCCAAGGCCAAGAAGGCGCAGGACGAGGCTAGCCTCGCCAACGCCAATCTCGAACTCCAGCGCGCCATGAAGCTCGGCGAATTCGCGACCGCACAGCGGGTCGATACCCAGCGCTCCACCGTCGCTCAGCTCACCGCCCAGATCGCCGCCGACGAAGCCGCGATCGCCAACGCCCAGACCCAGCTCGATTACACGCAGATCAAGGCGCCGTTCACGGGCGTCGCAGGGCTCCGTCAGGTCGACGTCGGCAACATCGTCAACGCCTCGACGCAGACCGGCATCGTCACGATCTCGCAAGTCGAGCCGATCGCCGTGATCTTCACGGCACCGGAAGACCAGCTCCCCTATATCAGCGAAGGCCAGAAGGCCGGCGCGCTCAAGGTGATCGCCTTCACCACCGACGGCAAGAAGACGCTGGCCGAGGGCAAGCTCGCGGTCATCAACAATCAGGTCGACACGACCAGCGGGACTATTCGGCTCAAGGCGGTGTTCGACAACAAGGACCACACGCTGTGGCCGGGCCAGTCGGTTTCGACGCGTCTTTTGGTGCGGACGCTGAAGGATGCGACCGTGGTTCCCGATGATGCGGTCCAGCATTCCACCAACGGCCTGTACGCCTATACCGTCAATCAGGACAACAAGGCCGAAGTGCACAAGATCAAGGTCAGCTATGGCATCGATGGACGTTCGGTCATCGATGAAGGCTTGAGCCCCGGGCAGCAGGTCATCACCGGCGGTCAGTTCAAGGTGCAGCCTGGAAGCCTCGTCTCGACGGCAGTGGCGAGCTCGGATCCGGCGCAGAACAAGGTTCGACAGGAATGACCGAGGGCGGGATTTCGGCACCTTTCATCCGTTATCCCATCGGCACTTCGCTGCTGATGGCCGGCATTCTCTTTGTCGGTCTGGTCGCCTACCCCCTGCTGCCGGTCGCGCCGCTGCCGCAGGTGGACTTCCCGACTATCCAGATTACCGCCAACCTGCCGGGCGGCAGTCCAGAGACCATGGCCTCGTCGGTGGCGCAGCCGCTCGAGCGGCAATTCGCCCAGATCCCCGGCATCGCCCAGATGACCTCGACCAGCTATCTGGGCACGGCGTCGATCACCATCCAGTTCGACCTCAATCGCAGCATCGACGGTGCGGCCAACGACGTTCAAGGTGCCATCAACGCCGCCAGTGGCCAGCTGCCGAAGAACCTGCCCTCGCCGCCGACGTACCGCAAGGTCAACCCGGCGGACGCCCCGATCATGCTGCTGTCGGCAACCTCCGAGACATTGCCGCTCACCAGCGTCAGCGACGCCGTCGACGCGCAGCTCGCCCAGCAGATCAGCCAACTTTCCGGCGTCGCGCAAGTCTTCATCGGCGGCCAGCAGAAACCGTCCATCCGCATTCAGATCGACCCGGCGAAACTCGTCGCCAAGGGCCTGTCGATGGAGGATGTGCGCAGCCAGATCGCCATCACCACCGTCGACAGCCCCAAAGGCAATATCGACGGACCCAAACGCGCCTATACGATCTACGCCAACGACCAGCTCACCCAGGCCAAGGACTGGAACGACGTCATCATCGCCTATCGCAATGGCGGCCCGTTGCGAATCCGCGACGTCGGCCAGGCGGTCAGCGGCGCTGAAGACGCCAAACAGGCGGCCTGGGCCAACGGCAAGCGCGGCGTGTTCCTGGTGATATTCAAACAGCCGGGCGCAAATGTCATCGACACCGTCGACCGCATCAAGGCCACCCTGCCCCGGCTGGTGGCCGCTATCCCGCCCGCGATCAAGATCGAGCTGATCAGCGACCGCACCACGACAATCCGTGCCGCGGTCGAAGACGTCCAGTTCACATTGCTGCTGACCATCGCGCTCGTGGTCATGGTCATCTTCATCTTCCTGCGCAGCTTCTGGGCGACCGTCATCCCTACGATCACGGTGCCCTTGGCACTATTGGGCGCCTGCGCTCTGATGTGGGTGGTCGGCTATTCCCTGGACAATCTGTCGCTGATGGCGCTCACCATCGCGGTCGGGTTCGTCGTCGACGACGCCATCGTGATGCTCGAGAACATCACCCGCTACATCGAGGAAGGCGAATCGCCGATGGCGGCTGCCTTCAAGGGTTCCAAGGAAATCGGTTTCACCATTGTCTCGATCAGTATCTCGCTGGTCGCGGTGCTGATCCCCCTGCTGCTGATGGGCGGCATCATCGGGCGCCTTTTCCGCGAGTTCGCCGTGGTGCTGGCGATGACGATCTTCGTCTCGATGTTCGTGTCGCTGACGCTGACGCCGATGATGGCTTCGCGTTTCCTGCGCGCGCATGGCGAGGTGACGCACGGCAAGTTCTACCAATGGAGCGAACGCGCCTTCGACGGGATGCTGCGCGGCTACGAATATGTACTCGACCACGCCCTGGCCTGGCGCCGCACCACGCTGGCGATCTTCTTCGCCACTCTCGGCCTGTCGATCTACCTGTTCGTCCTGATCCCGAAGGGCTTCTTCCCGCAACAGGACGTCGGCCTGATCACCGCGACCTCCGAAGCCTCGCAGGACATCTCGTTCGCCGAGATGCAACGGCGACAAGTCGAGCTCGGCAAGATCGTGATGGAGGATCCCGACGTCGCCACGATTGCGATGAACATCGGCGGCAGCGGCCGCGCCGGCAACAACGGCAACATGTTCATCACCCTGAAGCCGCGTAACGACCGCAACGCCTCAGCGCAGGAGATCATCGCCCGTCTACGTCCCAAGCTCGAGAAGGTGTCCGGCGCCCGCCTCTACATGCAGGCCGCCCAGGACGTCCGGCTCGGCGGTCGGCCGACGCGCACGCAGTTCGAGTTCACCTTGCAGGATGCGGATCTCGCCGAGCTCAACGACTGGGCACCGAAGATCCTCGCCAAGATGCAGACGCTGCCGCAGCTGCGTGACGTCGCGACCGACCAGCAGACGCAGGGCACGACGGTGCAGCTCAAGATCAACCGCGACACCGCCTCGCGCTACGGCATCCAGCCGCAGCTGATCGACGACACGCTGTATGACGCGTTCGGACAGCGGCAGGTTACGCAGTATTTCACCCAGCTCAACACCTACAAGGTGATCCTCGAGATTCTTCCGGAGTTACAGGGGAATCTCGACAGCCTGAACAAGCTCTACGTAAAGTCGCCGCTCACCGGCGAGCAGGTGCCGCTGTCGACCTTCGCGACCTGGACCACCGATCCGGTCCGCCCGCTCTCGATCAGCCATCAGGGCCAGTTCCCGGCGATCACGATCAGCTTCAACCTCGCCCAAGGCGTTGCGCTCGGCCAGGCAACTGAGGCCGTGCAGCGGGCGATGGTCGAGCTCGGCGCGCCGCCGACGCTCAATTCGAGCTTCCAGGGCACCGCGCAGGCGTTCCAGCAATCGCTCGGCACCGTGCCGCTCTTGATCCTGGCAGCCCTCGTCGTGGTCTATCTGATCCTCGGCATCCTCTACGAGAGCTACATCCATCCGATCACGATTCTGTCGACCCTGCCCTCGGCCGGCGTCGGCGCGCTCGCGATCCTGATGGCGGCCGGCTTCGACTTCAGCCTCATTGCATTGATCGGAATCATTCTCCTGATCGGCATCGTGAAGAAGAACGGCATCATGATGGTCGACTTCGCGATCGCCGCCGAACGCGACGAGCACAAGACGCCGGAAGAATCGATCCGCCAGGCCGCGCTGCTGCGTTTCCGCCCGATCATGATGACGACGATGGCCGCGCTGCTGGGCGGCGTGCCGCTGATGCTCGGTCACGGCACCGGCGCCGAGATCCGCCAACCGCTCGGCTACGCCATGGTCGGCGGCCTGATCGTCAGCCAGGCGCTGACGCTGTTCACCACCCCGGTGGTCTATCTCTATCTCGACGAGCTCAACAACTGGTTCTCGGGCTGGGGCCGTTCGGGTGACGGCGAAGGTGACGAGGCGCCCGCGCACGGCACCGTCAAGGAAGCCGCCGAGTAAACTTGCACCGCGCCGCCCGCAACGCTACAGCGGGGCCTCGGTTCACGCCAACGCGGTTTCGTCATGATGATGCAATCCAGACTTGTCGCCCTCGCCGCCGCCGTTCTGTTGTCGACCGGCGCCGCCTACGCCCAGCAGAGCGCCAAGAAGAACGGCGCTCCTCCGGCCGCGCAGCCGGCGGCGACTGCTCCGACGCAAGCGCAGGCGGACGGCTCTCCGGGACAGCCCGGCTGGATCGTGCGCTGCACCAGCGCAAGCCGCGAGGCGCCGCTCGAATGCGCGATGGAGCAGAACGCGGTGCTGACCAAGACCGGCCAGACCGTCGTCCTGATCAACATCCGCATCGCGCCCGACACCCGCACGCCGATCGCGCTGCTGCAATTGCCGCTCGGCCTCAACCTGCCCATCGGCGCCAAGCTCCAGGTCGACGAGGGCAAGACGTTCGATCTCCAGATCCAGACCTGCGAGAACCGCGGCTGCTACGCCTCGACGCCGATCGCGGCGGATCTGCTCACCGCCTTGCGGTCGGGCAAGCAGCTGAAAGTCTCCTTCCAGAACATGGCCAAGGAGACGATCGCGATCCCGATGCCGCTGAACGATTTTGCGGCGGCCTACGACAAGATCAAGTAACGGCTGGCCTCAGGTCGCGATGTCGCTCGCCCGGAGCAGCGTCGTGAAGCCGCCATAGATCATGCGCTTGCCGTCGAACGGCATGCCCTCCATCTTCAGCCGCGGGTCCGCCATCACCTTCTTGTTGATGGCGTCGCGGCTCTCCCGGTCGCGATAGACGATCCAGGCGAAGATCACGACCTCGTCCTCCTTCGCGATCACCGCGCGCGGGAACGAGGTGAGCTCGCCATAGGGAACGTCGTCACCGATGCATTCGACGTAGTCGAGCGCGCCGTGCTCCATCCAGATCGCGCAGGCGCTCGTCGCCATCGCCTTATAGGCCTCGATATTGTCCTTGGGCACGGCGAGCACGAAACCATCGACATAGGGCATCACGGATCTCCTTGGGTTGTGTGATCTAAGAACGATCGAACGCGCGGCGATCCGACCGGAGAACGCGATTTCCAGGTGAGGCAAACGGTCGCGAGCGGCGGTACGGCCGACGGACGTCCCGGGAGCGTCTGGCTCGATCATTAGATCGCCCGCGGGATGGCCCCCACGGGACGAGCAGATCCGTGACTTGATTGCTCTGCGATTGACTGCAACTTTGTATTCGCACGCGATCGAGGGACACCTCGCGATGGCGCGTCCCCTTGCGACACCAATCAGAAGGCCGGCGCAGCGAGTCCGAGCGTGCTGGCAGACGTGGTCGAGGAGTCCACCCATCGCCGGATCGTGCCATCGTACACATCGGCACCGTAGATCGAGCCATCGGGCCCCTTCTGCAGGTCGACGATGC
This genomic stretch from Bradyrhizobium sp. CCGB12 harbors:
- a CDS encoding efflux RND transporter periplasmic adaptor subunit, producing MNKSRPILWILIIAAVASAGYYGWQKFGSAGQTRTAQKAPPRPSAIPVSVAPVQKTDFPVYLTGLGTVQGFNTVQVRSRVDGQIDKLAFREGQIVQQGELLVSIDPRPYQATLDQAKAKKAQDEASLANANLELQRAMKLGEFATAQRVDTQRSTVAQLTAQIAADEAAIANAQTQLDYTQIKAPFTGVAGLRQVDVGNIVNASTQTGIVTISQVEPIAVIFTAPEDQLPYISEGQKAGALKVIAFTTDGKKTLAEGKLAVINNQVDTTSGTIRLKAVFDNKDHTLWPGQSVSTRLLVRTLKDATVVPDDAVQHSTNGLYAYTVNQDNKAEVHKIKVSYGIDGRSVIDEGLSPGQQVITGGQFKVQPGSLVSTAVASSDPAQNKVRQE
- a CDS encoding multidrug efflux RND transporter permease subunit, translating into MTEGGISAPFIRYPIGTSLLMAGILFVGLVAYPLLPVAPLPQVDFPTIQITANLPGGSPETMASSVAQPLERQFAQIPGIAQMTSTSYLGTASITIQFDLNRSIDGAANDVQGAINAASGQLPKNLPSPPTYRKVNPADAPIMLLSATSETLPLTSVSDAVDAQLAQQISQLSGVAQVFIGGQQKPSIRIQIDPAKLVAKGLSMEDVRSQIAITTVDSPKGNIDGPKRAYTIYANDQLTQAKDWNDVIIAYRNGGPLRIRDVGQAVSGAEDAKQAAWANGKRGVFLVIFKQPGANVIDTVDRIKATLPRLVAAIPPAIKIELISDRTTTIRAAVEDVQFTLLLTIALVVMVIFIFLRSFWATVIPTITVPLALLGACALMWVVGYSLDNLSLMALTIAVGFVVDDAIVMLENITRYIEEGESPMAAAFKGSKEIGFTIVSISISLVAVLIPLLLMGGIIGRLFREFAVVLAMTIFVSMFVSLTLTPMMASRFLRAHGEVTHGKFYQWSERAFDGMLRGYEYVLDHALAWRRTTLAIFFATLGLSIYLFVLIPKGFFPQQDVGLITATSEASQDISFAEMQRRQVELGKIVMEDPDVATIAMNIGGSGRAGNNGNMFITLKPRNDRNASAQEIIARLRPKLEKVSGARLYMQAAQDVRLGGRPTRTQFEFTLQDADLAELNDWAPKILAKMQTLPQLRDVATDQQTQGTTVQLKINRDTASRYGIQPQLIDDTLYDAFGQRQVTQYFTQLNTYKVILEILPELQGNLDSLNKLYVKSPLTGEQVPLSTFATWTTDPVRPLSISHQGQFPAITISFNLAQGVALGQATEAVQRAMVELGAPPTLNSSFQGTAQAFQQSLGTVPLLILAALVVVYLILGILYESYIHPITILSTLPSAGVGALAILMAAGFDFSLIALIGIILLIGIVKKNGIMMVDFAIAAERDEHKTPEESIRQAALLRFRPIMMTTMAALLGGVPLMLGHGTGAEIRQPLGYAMVGGLIVSQALTLFTTPVVYLYLDELNNWFSGWGRSGDGEGDEAPAHGTVKEAAE
- a CDS encoding invasion associated locus B family protein; this translates as MMMQSRLVALAAAVLLSTGAAYAQQSAKKNGAPPAAQPAATAPTQAQADGSPGQPGWIVRCTSASREAPLECAMEQNAVLTKTGQTVVLINIRIAPDTRTPIALLQLPLGLNLPIGAKLQVDEGKTFDLQIQTCENRGCYASTPIAADLLTALRSGKQLKVSFQNMAKETIAIPMPLNDFAAAYDKIK
- a CDS encoding DUF1428 domain-containing protein, producing MPYVDGFVLAVPKDNIEAYKAMATSACAIWMEHGALDYVECIGDDVPYGELTSFPRAVIAKEDEVVIFAWIVYRDRESRDAINKKVMADPRLKMEGMPFDGKRMIYGGFTTLLRASDIAT